CGCGGGCGGCGTCGATGCGCTCGTCGAGATCAAGCTGGCCGCCCTCGACAACGGCACGGTGCACCTCGGTTCGGCCGACGGCCCGGCGCTCGCATTCGACGCGCTGCCGTACGCGTGGCCGACGGACGCGTAACGCACTGACAACCCGTTCGCACGCCGGCTCGCACATCGCGGCCGGCGCACGATGTTTCCTGCGAGAGATTCGCCCGATGTGTCTGATTGCCTTCGACTGGCAGCCTGATGCCGCCGCCGGTCCCGTCTTTACCCTGACCGCCAACCGCGACGAATTCTTTCGCCGTACGAGTGCACCGCTTTCATGGTGGGAGGATGTGCCCGGCGTGCTCGCCGGCCGCGATCTCGAAGCGGGCGGCACCTGGCTCGGCGTGTCGCGCGACGGGCGCTTCGCGGCGCTGACGAATTACCGCGCGCCGTTCGACATTCGCGCGGGCGCGCCGACCCGCGGCAAGCTCGTGTCCGATTTCCTCCGCAGCTCGTCCGTCGCGCCGCTCGACTACCTCGGCGAGCTGGCCGAGCACGCGGCCGTGTACAACGGCTTCAACCTGCTGGTCGGCGACTGGAAGCGGCGCGAGCTCGCGTGGTTCTGCAATCGCGCGGCCGACGGCGAAACCGGCGTCGCCGCGCCGGTCGCGGTCAGCGCCGGCGTGCATGCGCTGTCGAACGCGCGGCTCGATACGCCCTGGCCGAAAGTCGTGCGCAAGCGCGCGGAGCTCGGCACGCTGCTGACCGACAACCCCACCCCGTCGCTCGACGAGCTGATCGAGCTGATGCGCGATCCGCATGTCGCGGACGACGACGCGCTGCCGCACACCGGCATTCCGATCGAGCGCGAGCGGGCGCTGTCGGCCGCGTTCATCGAGACGCCCGAATACGGCACGCGCGGCACGACCGCGCTGCGCGTGACGATGAAGGAAGGCGTGCGGCTGACGGTCGACATCAAGGAACGCTGCGACGATGACGGCTCGCACCGCACCGTGCGGCCGGGCAGTTTCGAGCGCGCGTTCACGTTCGACATCGACGCGACTCAGCCGCGCTGAGCCCGCGGTGCGCGCCTTATGGCGCGCGCGCCATCTCGACGTGCGGCACGCCGACTTCGACGAACGGTTCGCCGATCGCCGCGAAGCCGTGCCGCATGTAGAACGACACCGCGGCATCCTGTGCGTAGAGCCGCACGATCGGCTCGCCGCGATGCCGCGCCGCGTCCAGAAGCGCATGCAGCACCGCCGATCCCGCGCCCTGCCCGCGCGCGTCGGCCAGCACCGCGACGCGGCCGATCGTGCCGGAGCGCAGCAGCCGTCCCGTCGCGACCGCGCGGCGCGCGCCGGTCGCCGCATCGACGCGGTACACAACCGCGTGCAGCGACAGCGGATCCTCGTCGTCGAGTTCCCATTCCGGCGGAATCCGCTGCTCGCGCACGAATACCGCATCGCGAATCCGTGCGGCATCGCCGCCCAGCACGGCCCAGTCACCCGTTTCCACCCAGCCGTCGGTCATCGCTTCCTCCGCGCGGCGCCGGGCGCCGCCGCCGTCAAACGTCGTCGAATGCGGCCTTGAGCGCCGCCACCGCATCGGCATGCGCGGCCCGCACCTCCGGCACGTAGCCACCCATCTTGAAGAACTCGTGGATCATCCCCGGATAGCAGACCAGCGTAACCGCATTGCCGGCCGCGCGCAGCTTGTCCGCGTACGCGGCGCCCTCATCGCTCAGCGGATCGTATTCGGCCGTCGCGATCCAGGCCGGGGCCACACCGGCGAACGACGGCGCGCCGCGCGTGCCGTCGAGCGGCGCGAAGCGCCAGTCGTCCCGGTCGGATGCATCGCGCACGTACTGCGTGAAGAACCATTGGATCGTGTCCTGCGTCAGCAGGTAGCCGTTCGCGAGCCGTGCGTGCGATTCGGTGTCCTGGTGGCCCGTCACGCCCGGATAGATCAGCAACTGCAGTGCAAGGTCGATGCCCGCGTCGCGCGCGAGCACCGCGCAGACGGTCGCGAGCGTGCCGCCCGCGCTGTCGCCGCCGACCGCGAGCCGTGCCGCATCGATGCCGAACCCGGCGGCCTCGCGATGCAGCCAGCGCAACGCGTCGTCGGCGTCGTTCACCGCGATCGGGAACCGGTGTTCGGGTGCGAGCCGGTAGTCGACCGACAGCACCGCGCACTGGGCGTCGCGCGCGAACATGCGGCACAGCGCGTCGTGCGTGTCGACGCTGCCGACCGTGAAGCCGCCGCCGTGGTAATAGACGAGCGCCGGCAGCGGTTCGGCGAGGCTCGGCGCAATCGGCAGATAGAGCCGCGCGCCGATCGTGCGGCCATCGCGCGTCGGCACGACGCAGGTCTCGACCGAATGCATCGGCGCGGGCGCGACGTCGAGGATGGGTGCGCTCTTCTCGTACGCGGCGCGCGCCTGCTGCGGCGTCTGATGGTGATAGGACGGGCGTTTCGCGCGCTCGACCATGTCGAGTATCTGGGCGATCTTCGGATTCAGCGGCATCGGTAAGGACGGCGCGTGCGGCGCCGTGAACGGACAAGCGTCACATGATGCCACGCGCGGATCAGACGAGCTGCACGAGCTGCTTGCCGAAATTGCGGCCTTTCAGGAGCCCGAGGAACGCTTCCGGCGCACGCTCGAGTCCGTATGCGATCGTCTCCCGGTAATGCAGCTGCTTCGTCGCAACGAGTTCGCCGAGCTCGGCCAGCGCGGGCGGCCATGCGTCGGGGTACTCGAACACGATGAAGCCCTGCACCGTCAGCCGCGCGCGCAGGACCAGGCCCGGATTCGCGAGCGGCACGGGCACGCCGTCGTAGCCAGCGATCATCCCGCACACGGCGATCCGGCCGAACGCGTTCATCCGCGTCATCGTCGTGTCGAGCACGGCGCCGCCAACGTTCTCGAAGCAGCCGTCGACACCGTCCGGCGTCGCAGCGGCCAGATCGTCGGCCAGCCTGCCGGCCTTGTAATCGATGCACGCGTCGAAGCCGAGCGTGTCGACCACGTAGCGGCACTTGTCGGGGCCGCCCGCGATACCGACCGCGCGACATCCGGCGCGTTTCGCGAGTTGGCCGACGACGCTGCCGACCGCGCCGCTCGCCGCACTGACGACGACCGTTTCGCCGGCCTTCGGCGCGATGATCCGGTTCAGCCCGACCCACGCCGTCACGCCCGGCATGCCGGCCACGCCGAGCCAGGCGGACAGCGGCACCCGCGATGTGTCGACCTTGCGGAGCGCGCCGCCGTTCGACGTTCCGTACTCCTGCCAGCCGAACTGACCGACCACGTGCTCGCCGACAGCGAAATCCGGGTGACGCGACTCGATCACCTCGCCCGCCGTGCCGCCGATCATCACTTCGTTCAACGGCTGCGGCGCCGCGTACGATTTCGCATCGTTCATGCGTCCGCGCATGTACGGATCGAGCGACAGGAAATGATTGCGGACCCGCAGCTCGCCGTCCGTGAGCGGCACGAGCGGCGTTTCGACGAGCCGGAAATTGTCGACGCTCGCAGCGCCTTGCGGGCGTGACACGAGCAGGATCTGGCGGTTGATCGTGTTCATGGCTGTCTCCTTGGCTTCTTTCACATCGTGACGCCGTCCCGTTGGGAATTCGTGCCGCAAAACAAAACGGCCCTGCCTGTGACCAGGCAGGGCCGCGCGTCCCGGCGCTTACGCGTCGCTCGGGCCGGGCTGGGCATCCGGCGCCGTACGCGTGCGTTGCCGCTTGATGTCGCGCCCCACCGCGAGACGCCGCATGTACTTGAACGTGCCGAGCGCCTTCGCGACGAAGTTGCCGTCGCTGTCGCGCACTTCGCCTTCGCAGTACGCCATCGTCGTAGAACGATGCATCACGCGTCCGTATGCGCGCAACTCGCCGCGCCCGGGCTGCATGAAATTCACCTTCATCTCGACCGTGACGACGCCGACGCCGTCGTCGGTCAGGCTGCGGGCGGCCATCGCGAGCGCAATGTCCGACAGCGTCATCGTCACACCGCCGTGCGCGATGCTCCAGGTGTTCATGTGCCGCTCGTCGAGCGGCAGCACGATCTCGCTCGCCCCATCCTTCGCGGACACGAGCCGCACGCCGAGCAAGTCGACGAACGGGCTTTCGATCGACGGGCCATCCGTCGGGGATGCCGCGTCGCTCATCGTGCGCTGTCGGACAGGTAGTCGACGCACTGGCGCGATTCCGCCACTGCCACGACGAATTTCTTCACCTCCTGGTGAACCGGATGCACCTGGTACGCATCGAGCGCGGCCCGGTCCGTGAAATCGGACACGAGCACGACGTCCGACGTGGCTTCGAGGCCCGGCGTCGCGATGCCGACGTCGAGTTGCAGGATGCCCGGCACGATGTCGCGGCAGCCTTCGAGCTTTTCCTTCAGCTTCAGCGCGTTCTGCGCGCGCGTACCGCCTTCCGCCGATTCCTTCAGCTTCCACATGACGATATGTCTGATCACTTCGTTCGCTCCTGTTCGTGTTGGTTCGGCGATTGGCGCAAACGCCTTGCCGGTTGTGCGTTCAACACCCTTCCACCGTTCGCTTGGGTTCGCCGGAAATCATGTCCAGCCGAGAAAAAAAGGGGTGGAAAAGGGGGTATTCATTTCGACAATCCAAAGACGATACCCCCTTTTTCACCGCGCCACTCACCGACATCAAGATCCGACAAGCGCAGGCAGGCAACAAGCCTACCAAACTTACCGACGGCAATGGACTGTATCTGTTGGCGAAGCCGTCCGGCTCCAAGTTCCGGCACTACAAGTACCGAATTGCCGGGAAGGAGAATCTCTGCGCGATCGGCGAATATCCAAAGATCAGCCTCCAAGCCGCACGTGCAGCGCGTGACGATGCCCGCGAGCTCGAAGGAGGGATTGCAGAATCAAAGTCCACGAAACACCAGGCTGGCATTGACACCCCAAAACCAAAACCATTCGAGATCGCGTATTCCGTCGATATCTTGCGGGGCGATCCGCCGACGATGTCGATGCCTTCCGCCGCCGAATCCGGCTGCGCCAAATTGAGCGTAGGAGGCGCGAGCTGATCGCGCAGTGCGAGCGCGGTGAAAATGGCTTCTACGCCGCCGGCTGCCCCAAGCAAATGGCCTGTCGACGACTTGGTGGCTGATACGGCGGGACCTCGACCTGTACCGAATATCGCCTTGATGGCCGCGAGTTCGCTGATGTCGCCTACGGGTGTGGATGTCGCGTGTGCGTTCAAGTGCCCGATCATTCCGGGTTCAAGATTCGCTTGCCGGATAGCCAGCTCCATCGCGCGCCGCCCGCCCGCGCCGTCATCGGGCGGAGACGTCATGTGGTGTGCGTCGGCGCTCGTGCCATAACCAAGTACTTCCGCGATCGGAGACGCGGGCTCAGGAACGCTCACTTCCCTCACCTCTTGGCAGGTGCACCGCGAATACCGTTTCAGTCTGATCGGAGCGCGCGTCAATTCGGCCGTGGTGTGCTTTAGTAATCTCGCTGGCGATGTATAAGCCGAGCCCCAATCCAACATCCTCATCGGTTCTTTCCGATTGGTCGACTCCACGCTGAAGCGGGTCGAAGATACGGTCGAGCACGAGCGGATCGATGGCAGCCCCGCCATTCCCCACCTCGATATGCACCTCTGTGTCGTCCGACGTTACCGCCACCCGCACCGGCGTATCGGGCGCACCGTACTTGACGGCGTTGCTCACCAGATTACTCAGGAGTTGCTGCAGCCGCTGATCATCCCAGTCGCCCCGTAGGTCGCCCCTCGTGTCAACCTTGATCTCACGATTCGGATGAACGGCTCGCAATTCATCGACCACATTCGTGAGGACATGAGCGAGATCCGTATTGCGAGGAACAATGCTGATGCCTAACCCGAGCTGGGTCCGATTGAAATCGCAGAGATCGTCGAGGAGACCTTGCATGCGGCCACCACTCCTGATCAGCCGGGCCGCGGCCTCCGATATTTCCTCGCCCGCGTTGAGCGCCGAAAGATACGAGGCCGTTACCTGAATGGTCTGCAGCGGCGTGCGCATGTCGTGACCCAGCATACCCAGCAACAAGTCGCGAGCCTGCTCGACCTGCGCGGTAAAAAAAGCAACTGATTCTGCGAGCGCCTGGTCGATCGCCTCATTGAAGCGAATCATGTCATCCAAGTGCGGTGCGCTCGGCTGGCACTCGTCGATCCACAAGCGCAGCACGCTGGCACGCAGAGCCCGATACTCGGCCGCCAACTGATTGATGTTGAAGCCTCGTCGGGCGCGCAGAACGGCATGCGTCTGCGCCGCCGTCTCGTTGGCGTTCGCCGGTTCGCGAGCGCGCCCAAGCGATTTGTCGTGTTGCTCTTCCCTTGTTTGCGGGGTACGTAGGTCTTTGGCCACGGCCTCCAGGATCTGGCGCGCGTGGTCGCGTAGCCCTCGCGAGTCCATGCTTTTCGCAGCCGGTAGCAGCGTGGCAGCGAACGCTTCCCACTGCACCAGGATCGGTTCCATGTTCCAAACGATGAAATCAGCTAGACGCATGTCGCCCCCCCCAAACGGAATGAACGGTGGATGCTTTTGTCTCTTCGCGACGATATCACGTGAATACCGGCGATCGAAGGCGATCACATCGAAAACCGACCGCAGTTCCGTCGTCAGGTAACGCCACCTCATGACAGCCCCCATAGGTCGTCCCGAAGCGGCAACGACATCCGTTTGCAGCCGAATGACAGGAACGCGTATTGCTCGGCCGTATCGCCCGGCTTCATGCTCTCGACAACTCAACTCCGATCCGGCATCAATCCGCGGATCGCCGGATTGAAGTGCCATCGCCAACCATTCGATCGATCGTTATCCGGATTCGTTATCGATATTTTCACAATCGCAGCTTTTACCGATTCACCGAGTAATAATTGCAATTTAAAAAGCAATTGAATATTAAAAAATCCGCAAACAGCATTGACTTTTACTTTCATCGAAATTTAGAATCCCATACAACATATTTCGTCTGAGCCTTCAGCACCTGCGAACGGCGCCGTTCGCAGGTACGACAACGTTCTCAACTGACTGCGCCCGCATCACACCGGGCGGCGCGTCCTTTTGCCTTCACTTTTCGGCATTCATCGTTCAATCGATTAAAAGCCGTTCAATTCGCCCCGGGCATCACACCACGATTAATTCCGGGCATTTTCAGAATGCCCGCGACGCAGCACAAAGCGAATCAAGCCGTCCGCTCACCCAGGCATTCCGATAAAAAAGCACATGCATCAGGAGGGTCGTCATGAACATGCACCGCTTCACGAAATCGCTGTGTCTCGGATTCGTCTGCGCCGGCCTGCTTTCAGCCTGCAACGACAATGACGTGCAGTCGGGCGGTACGCCGTCGAACAGCGCCGCCCTGTCGTTCCGTATGGACACCGGCGGGCAGATCAACGCGTTCTACCGGCAGGACAAGGTAGCCGCGCACCTGCTGGTGCGCTCGTCGACGAAACCGCGTCTGCTCGTGGTGTTTCCGGCCGGCAACAGCGGAACCGGGCTGTGGTTCGACGACACCGCCCAGCCGGTGAACTGGAGCCTCGGCACGCCGCCGTCCGCGCTGTCGGCGCCCGATACGCACGGTCGCCCGCTGTACGGCATCGGCGCTGACGTGTCGGTCGACACCGACACGCTGACGATCCGCCAGGGCCTGCTGGGTAACGTGCGCTTCCTGCGCGACTTCAACGGCGGCGCGACGATTCCGCCGGAAATCGTCACCGCCCCGTCGATCCTGGGCAGCACCGCGCAATGGCAGCGCGACCGGATCGATGGCGCGCCCGGCCAGATGCTGCGCATCACGCTGCGCGATGGCGGCAGCGTCACGACAGCCGCGGGCGGCAAGCTCGTGCTGCGCGCGGCAGCCGGCGCGCGTACGCTGAAACTGCACGTCGACGCGCTGTCGGGCGAGACGCCGTTGTCGCCGATCCTGCGCGCGGACCTGCTTGCGCCGTCCGTGAATCCCGACCCGGTCAGCCAGAACGTACTCGAATTCCTGAGCTTCCACGACAAGCTGCTGGCTGGCTCGTGGCAATACGACACCTACTTCGGCCGCGACACGCTGATCTCCGTGCGCATGCTGATGCCGGTGCTCGAGCCGGCGGCGATCGAGGCCGGCCTGACGTCGGTGCTGAGTCGCCTGTCGAACGACGGCAAGGTCGCGCACGAGGAAGGCATCGGCGAATTCGCGCTCGTCGACAACGCAAAGCACGGCCGGCCGAACGATGCAACGCCGACCTACGATTACAAGATGATCGACAGCGACTACCTGCTCGCGCCGATCGCGGCGGCCTGGCTGATCGACGACCCGCGCGGTCAGGCGCGCGCGGCCGCGTATCTCGCGCAACGCGGCGGCGACGGTCAGACGAACGGCAGCCGGCTCGTCGTCAACCTGCTGCACGTCGCGGCGACCGCGCAGCCATTCGCGCAGCAGCCGTCGGTCGCGAACCTGATCCACCTGCGACCCGGCGAGATCGTCGGCAACTGGCGCGACAGCACCGACGGGCTCGGCGGCGGCGTCTATCCGTACGACGTGAATGCGGTGCTCGTGCCGGCCGCGCTGCGCGCGGCGAATGCGTTTCTCGCGCACGGCCTGCTTGATCCTTACCTGGACGCCGGGCAACGTGCGACGCTCGCGAACACGGCGGCCGAGGCGGCTACCTGGGAGCAGCAGGCGCCACCGCTGTTCCAGGTGAGCGTGCCGGCCGCGCAGGCGGCGACCGACGTGTCGGCCTATGCGCCGTCCGCCGGTGTGCCGGCCGGCACCGCGCCGAACGCGCCGCTGACGTTCTACGCGCTGTCGCTCGACCAGCAAGGCACGCCGATCCCCGTGATGAATTCCGACGGCGGCTTCGCGCTGTTGTTCGGCACACCGCCGGACGACCAGCTCCAGCGGATCGTCACCGACGTCACGCGGCCGTTCCCGACCGGGCTCGTCACCGATGCCGGGATGCTGATCGCGAACCCCGCGTATGCGAATCAGGCGCTGTGGCCCAAGTTCACCAGTTCCGCCTATCACGGCACGGTGATCTGGTCGTGGCAGCAGGCGATGTGGGTCGCCGGGCTCGACCGCCAGCTCGCGCGCCAGGATCTATCCGACACGACGCGCACACTGCTGACGCAGGCACGGCAGACGATCTGGCAGGTGATCTCGAACGGACGCGACATGCGCACATCCGAAATGTGGACTTGGTCGTATGTGAACGGCCAGTACCAGACCGATGCATTCGGCACGCGCAGCGCAGATGCGACCGAGGCCAACGCGGCGCAGCTGTGGAGCACGACGTATCTCGCGATTCGCGATCCGCAACTGCGCACGG
The sequence above is a segment of the Burkholderia diffusa genome. Coding sequences within it:
- a CDS encoding sensor histidine kinase encodes the protein MRLADFIVWNMEPILVQWEAFAATLLPAAKSMDSRGLRDHARQILEAVAKDLRTPQTREEQHDKSLGRAREPANANETAAQTHAVLRARRGFNINQLAAEYRALRASVLRLWIDECQPSAPHLDDMIRFNEAIDQALAESVAFFTAQVEQARDLLLGMLGHDMRTPLQTIQVTASYLSALNAGEEISEAAARLIRSGGRMQGLLDDLCDFNRTQLGLGISIVPRNTDLAHVLTNVVDELRAVHPNREIKVDTRGDLRGDWDDQRLQQLLSNLVSNAVKYGAPDTPVRVAVTSDDTEVHIEVGNGGAAIDPLVLDRIFDPLQRGVDQSERTDEDVGLGLGLYIASEITKAHHGRIDARSDQTETVFAVHLPRGEGSERS
- a CDS encoding Dabb family protein → MIRHIVMWKLKESAEGGTRAQNALKLKEKLEGCRDIVPGILQLDVGIATPGLEATSDVVLVSDFTDRAALDAYQVHPVHQEVKKFVVAVAESRQCVDYLSDSAR
- a CDS encoding alpha/beta hydrolase; amino-acid sequence: MPLNPKIAQILDMVERAKRPSYHHQTPQQARAAYEKSAPILDVAPAPMHSVETCVVPTRDGRTIGARLYLPIAPSLAEPLPALVYYHGGGFTVGSVDTHDALCRMFARDAQCAVLSVDYRLAPEHRFPIAVNDADDALRWLHREAAGFGIDAARLAVGGDSAGGTLATVCAVLARDAGIDLALQLLIYPGVTGHQDTESHARLANGYLLTQDTIQWFFTQYVRDASDRDDWRFAPLDGTRGAPSFAGVAPAWIATAEYDPLSDEGAAYADKLRAAGNAVTLVCYPGMIHEFFKMGGYVPEVRAAHADAVAALKAAFDDV
- a CDS encoding Arm DNA-binding domain-containing protein, which codes for MSSREKKGWKRGYSFRQSKDDTPFFTAPLTDIKIRQAQAGNKPTKLTDGNGLYLLAKPSGSKFRHYKYRIAGKENLCAIGEYPKISLQAARAARDDARELEGGIAESKSTKHQAGIDTPKPKPFEIAYSVDILRGDPPTMSMPSAAESGCAKLSVGGAS
- a CDS encoding GNAT family N-acetyltransferase, with protein sequence MTDGWVETGDWAVLGGDAARIRDAVFVREQRIPPEWELDDEDPLSLHAVVYRVDAATGARRAVATGRLLRSGTIGRVAVLADARGQGAGSAVLHALLDAARHRGEPIVRLYAQDAAVSFYMRHGFAAIGEPFVEVGVPHVEMARAP
- a CDS encoding PaaI family thioesterase, which produces MSDAASPTDGPSIESPFVDLLGVRLVSAKDGASEIVLPLDERHMNTWSIAHGGVTMTLSDIALAMAARSLTDDGVGVVTVEMKVNFMQPGRGELRAYGRVMHRSTTMAYCEGEVRDSDGNFVAKALGTFKYMRRLAVGRDIKRQRTRTAPDAQPGPSDA
- a CDS encoding NRDE family protein; the protein is MCLIAFDWQPDAAAGPVFTLTANRDEFFRRTSAPLSWWEDVPGVLAGRDLEAGGTWLGVSRDGRFAALTNYRAPFDIRAGAPTRGKLVSDFLRSSSVAPLDYLGELAEHAAVYNGFNLLVGDWKRRELAWFCNRAADGETGVAAPVAVSAGVHALSNARLDTPWPKVVRKRAELGTLLTDNPTPSLDELIELMRDPHVADDDALPHTGIPIERERALSAAFIETPEYGTRGTTALRVTMKEGVRLTVDIKERCDDDGSHRTVRPGSFERAFTFDIDATQPR
- a CDS encoding NADP-dependent oxidoreductase; this encodes MNTINRQILLVSRPQGAASVDNFRLVETPLVPLTDGELRVRNHFLSLDPYMRGRMNDAKSYAAPQPLNEVMIGGTAGEVIESRHPDFAVGEHVVGQFGWQEYGTSNGGALRKVDTSRVPLSAWLGVAGMPGVTAWVGLNRIIAPKAGETVVVSAASGAVGSVVGQLAKRAGCRAVGIAGGPDKCRYVVDTLGFDACIDYKAGRLADDLAAATPDGVDGCFENVGGAVLDTTMTRMNAFGRIAVCGMIAGYDGVPVPLANPGLVLRARLTVQGFIVFEYPDAWPPALAELGELVATKQLHYRETIAYGLERAPEAFLGLLKGRNFGKQLVQLV